DNA from Heterodontus francisci isolate sHetFra1 chromosome 32, sHetFra1.hap1, whole genome shotgun sequence:
AGAGCTCTTGTTTATTGAGGAGTCAGCGTTTTCATTTCCTTTTGACGGCATCCTGTGTGTTTTGTGGGTCACATTCATCCTGTAGAAAAAAAGAAAAATGGTCAAATCAGTGACAAAAATCATGGATAAGATGGTACGAACCTCTTTAGTCCTATCAGGCTACATGAAGAGTTAAAAGACTGGCTTCACATACATTAGAACATGTTTGATAAAAATGCTTACAGGTTTTAGCAATTTTTATAACATTCACAACATcctaaaacactttacagccactgaagtatttCTGCaaagtagtcactgttgttatgtaagaaacactgcagccaatttgcacagagcaagcaatgagataatgacctcaGTAATCTGTTCCTGATTGCGGGATAGATGTTGggtcagggcactggggataacccCCCTGGACCCacacctgccccccacccccgctcttcttcaaaatagtggccatgggatcttttatgcccacctgagagggtggacagggcctcagtttgacatctcatctgaaagatggcacctccaacagtgcagcattccctcagtactgcactgggagcatcagcccAGATTTTATGGCTAAGTCTCTGGGgtggaacttgaatccacagccttctgactcagagataaggGTGTCACAGCTGACACAGACCATGTTAATCGTTGATCGGCCACAGCTGCACTTTATCACCTCTGCAACTTAGAATTGCCAACCCtctaggtattgagtacaaaagcaggaaagttatgctgaacctttataaagctctggttaggcccaactagagtattgcatccagttctggtcaccgcactttaggaaggctgtgagggcccttgagagggtgcagaggagatttaccagaatggttccagggatgggagattttagctacaaggttaggttggagaagctggggttgttctccctggagcagaggagattgaggggagatctgatagaggaatacaagattatgacaggattgGATAAGATAGTTTCCGTTAGCtggtggtacaaggactgggggacatagaatgacctggaactcgctgcccacgagggtggtagaagcagagacgatcaatgatttcaaaaggaaactggatgggcacatcagggaaataaacttgcagatttactaaattggtccctgggtgagggggttgtcctatgatgagtaaattgggcctatattctctggagtttagaagaatgagaggtgatctaattgagacatccaagattctgaaagggcttgacagggtagaagctgagagattgttcccactggtgggggaatctagaacacggggacacagtctcaggataaggggtcaatcattcaggactgagatgaggagaaattacttcactcaaagggttgtaaatctttggaattctctaccccagatggttagaatccatcattgaatacatttaaggctgggatagatagatttttggtctctcagggaatcaagggatatggggagtgggcaagaaagtggaattgaagcccccacgatcaaccatgattgtattgtagGGCGGTAGGGGCTCGATGGGCCATACAGTCTACTCCTgcatctatttcttgtgttcttgtggctatgtggatagagtgggggaatgggactgattggattgttctacagagcccCGGCAGGGACTTGTTGGACTGATGGCCTCCTTTCTTGCTGTAATGACTCGACGACTCCATGGTTACCCTGGAATGTCCAGGAATTAAAACACTAATCTTCAGgagcaataaaaaaaaaatttctttgGACATTTTTGTTTATTAGCTATAAAATTATCAGACTTGGGGGAGCAGGGTGGTGCTAAAATGGTGTTTGACTGACAGTGAAGAATTATCCAATCAGATATTGAAGAGTCTATTTGCTTTCTGATTGGTGTAGGAGAGTGGGGCACCGTGAGGATGGGCATATTGGGTGACCAATGGCAGAGTGTTGGGCGGGTCAGTTGGAAGTTCGTTACATTGAATATAcaactcagaaacaggccattctgctcaaggggtccatgctggtgtttatacgtCACATGTAGTCCCCTCCCATTCTATCGACCTCATGTACTCGTCTTggaagcaggaggtcatgtgatgaaacctccatctgaccagaagaaataggagcaagaataggccattcggcccctcgagcctattgtGGTTCCATCTGTTGCTCAAGTcgtagaatcattacagtgcagaaggaagtcatttggcccatccAATTTATGccagctctccgtagagcaatcaAGTCATTTCCATGCCCCcattctatccccgtagccctgcaagtttatttccctcaagtgcccatccaatttccttctgaaatcatcaatcgtctccgcttctaccaccctcgtaggcagcgagttccaggtcattatcacccgctgagttaaaaaagttcctcctcacacctcttcctgcatctcttgcccaaaaccttgaatctgtgtccccgagtccttgtaccatgtTACAATTCTGTTTAAGTTTTGTTTTGCGCTCAGTAATTTTTTTCAGGGGTATTCAGTCGTCACTCGCACAGCAGAAACTTCAATCCCTAAGCCCCAAAATGTATTTCAGCTGCAAAAAAATGTAATTAAACAGTGAAAAGATAACTGAACCCGAGTAACGACAACCTGGATGTTTCATTCATTACTTAcattcaacaacagcaacttgcatttatctagcgcctttaacatagtaaaacatcccaaggcgtttcacaggaaggttatcagacaaaatttcacactgagccacattcgaGTGGCATGAGGGCAGGTGTCCAGAAacctggttaaagaggtaggtttaaggataatcttaaaggaggaaagtgaggtagagaggcggagaggtgtagggagggaattcagcAGCTGCAGGAACAGCCTGcaacggtggagtgattaaaattggggatgtgcaagaggctagaattggaggagcacggagATCTCGGAGATTTGTAGGCCTAGAGGAAGTTaccaagatagggaggggtgagactatggagggatttgaaaacaaggatgagaattttaaaattgaggctttgccagagttggagccaatgtaggtcagtcagcacagggggtgatgggtgaatgggacttggtgtgagttgggatatggggcagcagagttttgaacaaGTTCAGGTTTGGGTGGAAGATGGGATGGGGGCAGACCAGGAGagggttggaatagtcaagactggaggtaacaaagacatgaattagGAGACTTTAAGCCATTGCTTTTGGACTTTGACAAATAAACTATATTCCGAGCATTTCTGACAGAAACCAAAACAAAAAACCAACCTTGATTCGAGGTGGGACTATAATTTTATCCTTCTTCATTCCCACGCACTGAACCTGGTCTTCAAAGATCTTCAGCTCATTCTCCATTGCGACTGGATTTCGACCTGTTTTCAGTCAAAAATAAAATTGCCCGATCACTTTCTACTTCCTTTTTCTCCCTCTCAATGATCTCCTTTCCTTTTCAAACTATCGatagatgtcagctgtggctcagtaatgtctcatctgaaagacggcacctctgacagtgcagcactctctcagtactgcactcggaGTGTTAGCACGGATTAtgggcttaagtctctggagtgaggcatgaacccatgacctttgaaagatgtgtcagctgtggttcagcagGAAGtgcttactacattaaaggcgctatatgagTGCAGATAGTTGATCGTGTAACCTCCCTTCATATGTCCGAATGAAAGTGCCTGTTTAGTGGGGTCTCACTCCCAGGATTGGAGACCCTGCCTCCAGTAAGTAACTGACTCTGAGGCTTCAAAATCGGGCAGGAGCGGgagtggtgaggtgggggggggggggggtagagaatctctgagggagggggtggagaaagagtgggaggtgggagggagaaagtgaagggagagaggagtgagggggagattggaggaaggggtgagggaggggaaagggggaaggaaggggaGATGCAGAGGagtcgaagggagggagagaagtggagtgtggggagagggggagtaGAGGGGGAGgttgaaggagagggagggggagggggtgggggaggaagagagggaggggatggtggagggggaggtgggaaggaggagagaggaggggatgAAGGGATTGATGGGCACGTTCAGGGGAGAGGGTGTAAGGAAGGTGGGAggggagaagcagagagtgggtagggaggggaggggaggggagaggggagagaaagccTGTGCCTATTAAATGTAGCTGAAAGCTTGGCTTAGAAACATTTCTCGATTCAGCAATTTGAGAAGGATTGACAGACAGACTCACTGTAGAGGGAGATTGTGTTGTACATTTTGCCTTCTCGTTTCTCCTGAATGTGGAAAAGCATGCAGTTTTGAATCTTTGTGTTGAGAATTCTGATCACCAGGTAGGGCTTGGCTGCAAGTGAAAGAAGACAATTACTTCATCTGGTTGTCAAAGCTCCCAAGTGATAAACAATATACATCGGGCAAAGATCAAACGCTTCTGTTCGATTTTTGCCAGGGTGACAAATCCCTTTCAAACGTCCTCgccaggtgaggtgaggtgaggcgcACCGCGTAAtacctcacctcacctcatctCGCCTCGCCATCTTCCTACCGTCCACCTCTCATAAGCCTGCTTTAAGTCCGTCTCAcctacctctccccatttacacaactTCCCGATTCAATTTAAAATGCTCGTTTCTATAGTCACATTCTTTCACCTACCTCCACTGGCTCCTCCAGTTTtcaaccccctcccacacccttcaGTTCACCAACTCTGGCTTTCTTCAGTTTCCACCCCCCACACcggtccccccacacccccccacctggttccccccacacccccccacctggtccacccacacccccccacctggtccacccaaacccccccacccggtccccccacacccccccacccacatttcaccacaccattactgGAAATCCTATCACTGCCTGGGAGAAAGCTGCAGCTGCACATGCACATGTCAGTTTTTAATTCTGTTTAATCCTTAAGTTTGGTAACTTACGTTCACAGGTAAATTCCAGGCCATTATTTGATAAACGGTAAGCCTCCATTTCAGAGATACAGTTGTCTCCTCTGGGTGAAGTGGAAAAGTAATTATTA
Protein-coding regions in this window:
- the LOC137347612 gene encoding lipocalin-15-like, with protein sequence MAVLTAFIFIIANLIGSFCTSPQACKMLKPKKIDLKSPTFVGKWYLLRWASQYDPYQREFSHVDNAFFINSPVVRMNKTLIKVYMRIGDNCISEMEAYRLSNNGLEFTCEPKPYLVIRILNTKIQNCMLFHIQEKREGKMYNTISLYSRNPVAMENELKIFEDQVQCVGMKKDKIIVPPRIKDECDPQNTQDAVKRK